One Brachyhypopomus gauderio isolate BG-103 chromosome 15, BGAUD_0.2, whole genome shotgun sequence genomic region harbors:
- the stk32c gene encoding serine/threonine-protein kinase 32C isoform X1, with product MFHWGKWKKRMGANSSSKRPVFDEKEDVNFDHFQILRAIGKGSFGKVCIVQKRDTEKMYAMKYMNKQQCIERDEVRNVFRELEILQDIEHVFLVNLWYSFQDEEDMFMVVDLLLGGDLRYHLQQNVQFTEEAVKLYLCEMTLALDYLQGQHIIHRDIKPDNILLDEQGHAHLTDFNIATIIKDGERATALAGTKPYMAPEIFQSFVSGGTGYAFEVDWWSLGVTVFEVLRGWRPYEIHASNSVECLMQLFSTVSVQYCSTWHKDLISLLRKLLTVNPEHRFCSLAQMQTAPYLSDVNWDDVHEKKMEAGFVPNKGRLHCDPTFELEEMILESRPLHKKKKRLAKNRSRDNSKDSQSENDYLQECLEVVQQEFMIFNREKLKRRQEEGSMAGEGEGEGEGEGEGEGEGEGAEGEGEGDEAEGGTEDEETEAEPETSKLSMCGSVCSSPGSS from the exons TGAATTTTGATCACTTCCAGATTCTTCGAGCCATTGGGAAGGGCAGTTTTGGAAAG GTGTGTATCGTGCAGAAGCGGGACACAGAGAAGATGTACGCCATGAAGTACATGAACAAGCAGCAGTGCATAGAGCGAGATGAGGTCCGAAACGTCTTTAGAGAGCTAGAGATCCTACAGGACATTGAACATGTTTTTTTAGTCAACCTCTG GTACTCATTCCAGGATGAGGAGGACATGTTCATGGTGGTCGACCTGCTGCTGGGGGGAGACCTACGCTACCACCTGCAGCAGAACGTCCAGTTCACAGAGGAGGCCGTGAAGCTCTACCTATGTGAGATGACCCTTGCGCTGGACTACCTGCAGGGTCAGCACATcatccacag GGACATCAAACCAGATAATATCCTGCTGGATGAGCAAG GTCACGCCCACCTCACTGACTTCAACATTGCTACGATTATCAAAGACGGAGAGAGGGCGACGGCTTTAGCGGGAACCAAACCATATATGG CTCCTGAAATCTTCCAGTCTTTCGTGAGTGGAGGGACAGGCTATGCGTTTGAAGTGGACTGGTGGTCTCTAGGGGTGACCGTGTTCGAGGTCCTGCGCGGCTGG aggccATATGAGATCCATGCCAGTAACTCAGTAGAGTGTCTAATGCAGCTCTTCAGCACGGTCAGCGTGCAGTACTGCTCTACCTGGCACAAAGACCTCATCTCCCTGCTGcgcaag ctgTTGACAGTAAACCCAGAACACCGCTTCTGCAGTCTGGCTCAGATGCAGACGGCGCCCTACCTCTCAGACGTCAACTGGGACGACGTGCACGAGAAGAAGATGGAGGCTGGATTCGTTCCAAAC aaaggtcgaCTGCATTGCGACCCCACTTTTGAGCTGGAAGAGATGATCTTAGAATCTCGTCCGCTGCATAAGAAGAAAAAGCGTCTGGCCAAGAACAGATCCAGGGACAACAGCAAGGACTCCCAGTCT GAGAACGACTATCTCCAGGAGTGCCTTGAGGTGGTGCAACAGGAGTTTATGATTTTCAACCGAGAAAA ACTGAAGAGGAGACAAGAGGAAGGCAGCATGGCTGGCGAGGGTGAGGgcgagggtgagggtgagggtgagggtgagggtgagggtgagggggcgGAGGGCGAGGGAGAGGGCGACGAGGCGGAGGGCGGCACAGAGGATGAGGAAACTGAAGCTGAACCCGAGACCTCCAAACTGAGCATGTGCGGCTCGGTCTGCTCGTCTCCGGGCAGCTCCTAG
- the stk32c gene encoding serine/threonine-protein kinase 32C isoform X2, which produces MYAMKYMNKQQCIERDEVRNVFRELEILQDIEHVFLVNLWYSFQDEEDMFMVVDLLLGGDLRYHLQQNVQFTEEAVKLYLCEMTLALDYLQGQHIIHRDIKPDNILLDEQGHAHLTDFNIATIIKDGERATALAGTKPYMAPEIFQSFVSGGTGYAFEVDWWSLGVTVFEVLRGWRPYEIHASNSVECLMQLFSTVSVQYCSTWHKDLISLLRKLLTVNPEHRFCSLAQMQTAPYLSDVNWDDVHEKKMEAGFVPNKGRLHCDPTFELEEMILESRPLHKKKKRLAKNRSRDNSKDSQSENDYLQECLEVVQQEFMIFNREKLKRRQEEGSMAGEGEGEGEGEGEGEGEGEGAEGEGEGDEAEGGTEDEETEAEPETSKLSMCGSVCSSPGSS; this is translated from the exons ATGTACGCCATGAAGTACATGAACAAGCAGCAGTGCATAGAGCGAGATGAGGTCCGAAACGTCTTTAGAGAGCTAGAGATCCTACAGGACATTGAACATGTTTTTTTAGTCAACCTCTG GTACTCATTCCAGGATGAGGAGGACATGTTCATGGTGGTCGACCTGCTGCTGGGGGGAGACCTACGCTACCACCTGCAGCAGAACGTCCAGTTCACAGAGGAGGCCGTGAAGCTCTACCTATGTGAGATGACCCTTGCGCTGGACTACCTGCAGGGTCAGCACATcatccacag GGACATCAAACCAGATAATATCCTGCTGGATGAGCAAG GTCACGCCCACCTCACTGACTTCAACATTGCTACGATTATCAAAGACGGAGAGAGGGCGACGGCTTTAGCGGGAACCAAACCATATATGG CTCCTGAAATCTTCCAGTCTTTCGTGAGTGGAGGGACAGGCTATGCGTTTGAAGTGGACTGGTGGTCTCTAGGGGTGACCGTGTTCGAGGTCCTGCGCGGCTGG aggccATATGAGATCCATGCCAGTAACTCAGTAGAGTGTCTAATGCAGCTCTTCAGCACGGTCAGCGTGCAGTACTGCTCTACCTGGCACAAAGACCTCATCTCCCTGCTGcgcaag ctgTTGACAGTAAACCCAGAACACCGCTTCTGCAGTCTGGCTCAGATGCAGACGGCGCCCTACCTCTCAGACGTCAACTGGGACGACGTGCACGAGAAGAAGATGGAGGCTGGATTCGTTCCAAAC aaaggtcgaCTGCATTGCGACCCCACTTTTGAGCTGGAAGAGATGATCTTAGAATCTCGTCCGCTGCATAAGAAGAAAAAGCGTCTGGCCAAGAACAGATCCAGGGACAACAGCAAGGACTCCCAGTCT GAGAACGACTATCTCCAGGAGTGCCTTGAGGTGGTGCAACAGGAGTTTATGATTTTCAACCGAGAAAA ACTGAAGAGGAGACAAGAGGAAGGCAGCATGGCTGGCGAGGGTGAGGgcgagggtgagggtgagggtgagggtgagggtgagggtgagggggcgGAGGGCGAGGGAGAGGGCGACGAGGCGGAGGGCGGCACAGAGGATGAGGAAACTGAAGCTGAACCCGAGACCTCCAAACTGAGCATGTGCGGCTCGGTCTGCTCGTCTCCGGGCAGCTCCTAG